CAATATTTTTTCAGCTTGTGGAGTTGGTCTTGGTTGTGGTTGTGGTTGTGGTTGTGGTTATTAACGAAACACTGTCTGAATTTTCGTTAACAACATAGATATCGCCATTGCTTGGGTTGTACTTTATGTCGACTGGATTGTCTCCTACATCAACGGTTTGAAGCACCTTGTCAGTGTCGCTGTCTATTACTATGACTTTGCCAGTTCCATCGGAGTTAGAAATTGAGGTACCATACATGTTACCATTGCTCGGATTATATACTAGGTTGTGAATATTATCTCCTCCATCAATAGTCCGTATGACCTTGTTGGTGCTGTTGTCTATTACAAAGACGTTACCACTTCCATCAGAGTCAGAAACAGAGGTACCATACATATCACCATTGCTCGGGTTGTATTTTAAAGCATCAGGACTGGTATCGGAACCGCTACCTACTTGTATTATATGAATGACCTTGTTGGTGTTGCTGTCTATTACGGATATGTCGCCGGATCCACTATTGGACACATACATGTTACCATTGCTCGGGTTGTATTCAACAAAACTTGGACTTTTTCCTACACCTATAGTATGGATCAGCTTATTTGTAGCATTGTCTATTACTAGGACCTTACTATTTACATCTGTATCTGTATCTGAGTTCGGATCAGATACCGCATACATGTTACCATTGTTAGGATTATATTCTAGAAAAGTTGGGCCATGAGGTATGCGCAAAGTGTGAATGACCTTGTTGGTATTGCTATCTACTACTAATACCTCTCCTAAGTTGCCTATATACATGTTACCATTGCTTGGATTATATTTTAGAAATTGAGGGCTATCTCCAGCATCAATAGTGTGAATGACCTTGTTGGTATTGCTATCTATTACTAAAATCTGATCCAAGTTACTAGCGTACATGTTACCATTACTCGGATTATATTCTAAAACATTAGGACTGCCGTTTACTTGTATTGTGTGAATGACCTTGTTGGTGTTGTTATCTATTACGGATATATCACCTGTATAAAAATTAGAAACATACATGTTACCATTACTCGGGTTGTATTCTACATTCTGTGGGTGCTCTCCTACATTGATAGGAATCACTGTAAATTGCGCCCATACCTCCTCGGTATTCAAAAGAGCAGGAGTCAAAGTAATAATTGAGATCACCAAAACAAAGAGATAGCCAAAATGATATCTAGAAATTGTATTTCTGTTCGTCAACTTTTTTTGTCTTTCAAGATATAATGTATACAGATTGATAAATTTTATTATACCTATTTATGAATTTTCTGTTCTTTGTATAGACCTTGCAAGCTTTGGGGATCCTATACGCAAGTTTATACAACTTCAAAAGTACACATAGTATTACACGGGAATTTCTAGACTGAAATCTATGGCTTGAACTGAATGAGTTAATGATCCAATAGAGATAACATCTGGTTTAGCAATGGCATAATCATAAATATTATCCAAATTTATGCCCCCAGAAACTTCAATAATGATTTTATCGCGTAAACCTAGTTTCCTGATTTTATCTAATGAGTCTTTGACATCTTCTGGTTTAAAATTGTCTAGCATTACTATGTCGGCCCCTGATTTTATCGCTTCAACTATGCCGCCAAAATCATTTACCTCGCATTCTATTTTTCTTTTATCTCCATACACAGACTTTGCCTTCTCAATCGCTTTTTTCACAGATCCAACAACTGCGATATGATTATCCTTTATTAATATCAGTTGATCAAGTCTTACTCTGTGGGAGATCCCACCCCCGATGACTACGGCCTTTTTATCAAAATACCTTAATCCAGGAACAGTTTTTCTTGTTGAAGAAATTCTTACAGTTTTCGACAATTCCCCTAATTTTTCAATAAAATGGTTGGTATGGGTAGATATTCCGCTCATGCGCATCAAAAGATTGAGTGCAGTCCTTTCTCCTTTTAAAATCGATCTGGATGATCCTTCTACTGCTAGGACATCCATCCCTTTTGCAATTTTTGATCCGTCTTCAACTAACAGGGTTGCTTCGCAGCCGCAAATATCAAAAATAATTTTTGCTTCTGAAAGTCCGCTAACTATTATGTTATTTCCGGTATTCTTACAAACTATAGTTCCTTTGGAGGTGGCATCCTCTGGAATCAGTAAATTACTTGTAATGTCTCCAGTGCCAATATCCTCATTTAAAAAACCGGCCAGTGTGGCTCTTTTTTCTACCTCTGACTGGAATGGATAACTAAATTCCTCATGATCCTCATCGTGCTTCTCCTCTGGCCCTTGTCCATTCCTTCGATTTAAATGAGTTGAGTTTGAATTATAAAAATTGTTATAATTTTTCAATTCAAAAAATTTATGTAACTTTTAAAGCATATTTATGAGGAACAGTTATTTCCAATGTAGCTGCGACCTTTGATTTTTCTGGATGAAGTATCAACATTATTCCAAACCAGTCTTTGGATAATTCAGTAGACTTACAAACCGGACACATTTTCCCGGTGGTTAGTGCCTTACATTTCTTACAGGCGTATTCTCTTGCCAACACTATCACTACTCGGTATAATTTTTATCTCTTGTCTTTTTTTGCAGCTCTTGCTTGTGGACTTTCTGCGTTCTTATCTTTGCTGTTGGGATTTTCACCACTAGTCCCCCCTTGGGCACGTCGTATCTCTTTTTCAACCCATTCTAATGCACCTAGAAATGGTTGTCTACATGTGATTCCTATCTTACCCATTGATGCACTCTTTCCTAAGCTAATTGCTGTGATTCTCGCACGTATTTTAGAGCTTATTCGTAAAGTTTTTTCAGATTGATTTGATAATATCAAACCTTGTTTAACATCACTTTTTAAATAATCATCTGTGATCTGAGATAAGTGTAAAAGAGCGTCAGTTGGACCTATTCTAACAAATGCACCAAAATCGGTGATTTCTACTACCTCGCCCTCTACGACCTCGTGAAGTTTGGGATAAAACGTTAATGCTGTAAAATTTACTTTGTGATATGTAGCCCCATCCCCAGCAATAACCTTGCCTACAGCGTTAGTTTCTGCATCTATAATCAAAATAACATAACCTAAATCTGAACTGACCATACTTTCATACTTTTCCTTTAGGATACCAATTGCAGTTAATTTTAGAGAGTTAGTTAGCTTACTAGGTGGAATTCTTACTACATCGGACATATGTGCTATAGCAAACATAATAAAGATAAAAGATATCCAGAACTATCAGTTTATGAACTTTATGTTTAATTTTGATTAATTATGTGAGACGACCTATCCTTACTTACTGTTTTGTCTATTTTCATTCTTGCTTTTGAGAATGAATGATTTAAATAGAATAATGACTCGATTTTTATATCGTCATGGTTACTGTAGATAAAGTCATTAGTGCCTTAAAAACTGTTAAAGATCCTGAATTACACAAAGATATAGTTTCTATGGGTATGATAAAAGATATTACCATTAATGAAGATAAACTTGCTTTTACATTGGAATTAACAACACCTGCCTGTCCATTTAATAGCGAAATTGAACAAGATGTGCGAAATACCATATCAAATTTGGGAATCAAAGATTTGGAACTTAAAGTCACGGCTAGAGTCATGGAGGGCAGGACAATAACTATGGATCAGATTTTGCCTGGAGTAAAAAACATAATAGCAGTAGCGAGTGGGAAAGGGGGAGTAGGAAAAACCACTGTTTCGGTGAATTTGGCACTAGCCCTTGCAAAGTCGGGTGCTAGAGTTGGTATATTGGATGCAGATGTTTATGGGCCCAGTGTACCTTTAATGTTGGGACTAAAAGAAGTCCCAGAGGTTTTAGAAGGTAAAATTCAACCTCCCATTACTGAAAATGTTAAAGTAATGTCTATGGGATTCTTTTATGAACAGTCTCAGCAAGCAGGGATATACCGTGGACCTATTATTGCAGGCATAGTAAAACAGTTCATAACAGACGTAAACTGGGGTGAGCTTGATTATCTTATTATAGATTTACCACCTGGTACTGGTGATGCTCCCCTTACAATGGCACAAACGATACCAATTACTGGAATCCTTATTGTGACAACCCCTCAAGAGGTTGCAATGAATGTAGCGGTTAAATCAATTGGTATGTTCAACAAACTAAACATACCAATAATAGGCGTGATAGAAAATATGAGCTATCTAAAGTGTCCTAATTGTGATGACAAAATACATATTTTTGGAGAAGGAGGAGGAATCAAGATTAGCGAACAGTTCAAAGTTCCTTTTATAGGCGAAATACCTTTGACAACCCAAATTATGAAAGGAAGTGATAGTGGAGTATCTGTTATAATTTCTGAACCTACGTCTGAATATGCGCAGGCTTTTAATAAAATCTCAAAAATAACCGCTGGAAGAATAAGCGTTATTGCCTCTGAATTAATGGACCAAGAAAAAGAACAAGAAAAAGAGCAACAAAAAGAACAAGAAAAAGAGCAACAAAAATCATAGAGTTCTGGTTCTTTTAATAATTCTTTGAGCCAAATCTATAAAGATAAAAAAACTTTAAGAATTTTAAAAGGGAAACAAGAATTTGAAAATCGATCCATCCCAATTGAATCTTTTGAAGGAGCCCTTTGGCGTGCTAATTAAGGATGAGAACATTAATAAAGAATCTTTAGACCGAGAAATTGAAAGCGCACACAAGATAATAACAGTAGGAGATACTACTACTGAAAAATTAGTGCGTCTAGGTTATGTCCCCGACATCTCGGTTGTGGATGGAAAAGAAAAAAGGATAAAAAAAGATAGGATATTTGAATATTCCGCTGACGAAATTTTACATTTTGAGAATAAACCAGGAGAACTTGATGAACATATAATTACACAAATACAACAATTAACTCAAAGCAAATTAAAAGACAAAATAAAATTCATTATTGAAGGCGAGGAAGATTTGGTTGCACTTCCGTTTCTAATGTTTTCGCCAGACAATTGGGTTATTTGTTATGGACAACCACAACCATATCACGGTATGGTAATAGTACATGTGAACGAGGATTCTAGAAGACGGGCCAAGTTAATATTTAATAAAGTCTTTAACATTGAGTTCAATAATCCAGGGTATGATGATACGGTGGCTGTATGAAAATACAATAAAAGAGATGATTTGATTTTACCATTTACTGACCCTGAATTTGCTTTTTGTTTTTTTATTTTCTCTAGGTTTGTACTTTTCTCCAACTTAATAATGACCTAGACCTTTTTCTTTACCTTCTTATCAGCAATCGCATCCGCAACCATCTCTGCTATTATCAAAGGTACCTATGCCATATTTCTTCATGCATGCATTGCAAACACTCTCAGATTCGTTAATTGTGGCAATATTACAAAACGAACATACTTTCGTCATATGTGTACTCTATGGAGATCAAAAATAAATCCTTATCTAAAATTGAAATTTTCCTCTTTTATCGATGTATATATTCTAGACGTGAACCACGTAGTTACTTATGCGCGGTTCAAGAAAAGTTTGTATATGGATCCTGTCTCGTCACTGATATAGTTCCAGTTTTCAGGATTGATATCTACAACAGAGAAATATTCTTGTTCCTCTTTTGATAGT
This Candidatus Nitrosocosmicus oleophilus DNA region includes the following protein-coding sequences:
- the nadC gene encoding carboxylating nicotinate-nucleotide diphosphorylase; the encoded protein is MKNYNNFYNSNSTHLNRRNGQGPEEKHDEDHEEFSYPFQSEVEKRATLAGFLNEDIGTGDITSNLLIPEDATSKGTIVCKNTGNNIIVSGLSEAKIIFDICGCEATLLVEDGSKIAKGMDVLAVEGSSRSILKGERTALNLLMRMSGISTHTNHFIEKLGELSKTVRISSTRKTVPGLRYFDKKAVVIGGGISHRVRLDQLILIKDNHIAVVGSVKKAIEKAKSVYGDKRKIECEVNDFGGIVEAIKSGADIVMLDNFKPEDVKDSLDKIRKLGLRDKIIIEVSGGINLDNIYDYAIAKPDVISIGSLTHSVQAIDFSLEIPV
- the spt4 gene encoding transcription elongation factor subunit Spt4 codes for the protein MLAREYACKKCKALTTGKMCPVCKSTELSKDWFGIMLILHPEKSKVAATLEITVPHKYALKVT
- a CDS encoding DNA-directed RNA polymerase: MFAIAHMSDVVRIPPSKLTNSLKLTAIGILKEKYESMVSSDLGYVILIIDAETNAVGKVIAGDGATYHKVNFTALTFYPKLHEVVEGEVVEITDFGAFVRIGPTDALLHLSQITDDYLKSDVKQGLILSNQSEKTLRISSKIRARITAISLGKSASMGKIGITCRQPFLGALEWVEKEIRRAQGGTSGENPNSKDKNAESPQARAAKKDKR
- a CDS encoding Mrp/NBP35 family ATP-binding protein; translated protein: MVTVDKVISALKTVKDPELHKDIVSMGMIKDITINEDKLAFTLELTTPACPFNSEIEQDVRNTISNLGIKDLELKVTARVMEGRTITMDQILPGVKNIIAVASGKGGVGKTTVSVNLALALAKSGARVGILDADVYGPSVPLMLGLKEVPEVLEGKIQPPITENVKVMSMGFFYEQSQQAGIYRGPIIAGIVKQFITDVNWGELDYLIIDLPPGTGDAPLTMAQTIPITGILIVTTPQEVAMNVAVKSIGMFNKLNIPIIGVIENMSYLKCPNCDDKIHIFGEGGGIKISEQFKVPFIGEIPLTTQIMKGSDSGVSVIISEPTSEYAQAFNKISKITAGRISVIASELMDQEKEQEKEQQKEQEKEQQKS
- a CDS encoding GTP-dependent dephospho-CoA kinase family protein — protein: MKIDPSQLNLLKEPFGVLIKDENINKESLDREIESAHKIITVGDTTTEKLVRLGYVPDISVVDGKEKRIKKDRIFEYSADEILHFENKPGELDEHIITQIQQLTQSKLKDKIKFIIEGEEDLVALPFLMFSPDNWVICYGQPQPYHGMVIVHVNEDSRRRAKLIFNKVFNIEFNNPGYDDTVAV